Genomic window (Xylanimonas protaetiae):
GCTTCTCCGCCAGGATGCCGCGCACGCCCGCGGCGCAGAGCGCCTCGACGTGGTCGGCGTGGAACCGGTCGGGCGAGCAGATCACCGCGACGTCGATCCCGCCCGCGAGCAGCTCCGGCACGCTGCCGGTGACCGTTGCGCCCAGCGGGGCGGCGACCGCCGCCGCCAGGGCGGTGTCGACGTCCATCACCTGGGTCACGCGGACCCGGTCGGCCAGCCGCGCGAGCGTAGGGAGGTGGATGGCCTGCGCCACCGCCCCAGCCCCGAGCAGCCCGACCCTCAGTGCCATCGCCTCTCCCTTGAGTGCGCGACAGGTGTCACCCCCGTTCGGCGCACGCTCGGGCGCCTCTCAGGAAGTCTCTTGCATCGAAGCGTGGAAGCCCTGCCCGGTCAAGACCGTCCCGCGCCCGACTTGGTGCCAGTTCGGTTACGGTCCTGCGGGCGCCCGCAGCGCGCAACCCGAGCACGCGCTGGGCGCGTCCCGCGCGTGCTCGGGTCCGGCGGGCGGCTACGGGGGCCGGCGGTTGGCTACCGGCCGTCGGGCGCGGGATCCCGCACCGAGAGCGGTGGGTGACCCGATGATGACCCCGGCCGAGCGGGCGACGTACCTGGGCGACCTCGGACCGTACCGTCCGACGTGCCCGGTGCCCGCTCGGCGGGCGTAGCCGAGCCCGTCGGCAGGCTCACCTCGACGGTCGTGCCGCGGCGGACGCCCGGGACGGCGTCGTCGGCGGTGCGGCTGACCACGTCGATGCTCCCGCCGTGGGCGGCCACGATCGACTGCACGATCGCCAGGCCCAGACCGGTGGAGCCGGCCGCGCGGGTGCGGGCGGCGTCGCCGCGGGTGAACCGCTGGAACAGGGTGGGCCGCAGCGGGGCCGGGATGCCGGGGCCGTCGTCGCGGACCGACACGACGACGTCGCCCGCGCCGTCCGCGCGCACGCCCACGACGACGCGTGTCCCGGCGGGCGTGTGCACCCGGGCGTTGCCGAGCAGGTTGGTCAGCACCTGCCGGAGCCTGGCCTCGTCGCCGAGGACCACGAGGTCGTCCGCGAGGTCGCCGGTCGGGTCGATGTCGGTGTCGGTGTCGTCGAGCCCGGGCAGGTCCAGCTCCCAGCGGTGGTCGGGTCCGGCGGCGTGGGCGTCGGCGACGGCGTCGACGGCGAGCAGGGCCAGGTCGACCGGGGCGCGGTCCAGGGGGCGGCCGGCGTCGAGGCGGGCCAGGAGCAGCAGGTCGTCGACGAGCGCGCCCATCCGCGCGGCCTCGGACTCGATCCGCCGCAGGGCCTGGGCCGTGCTCGGCGGCACGACGTCGGGGGAGTGGCGCACGAGCTCCGCGTACCCGCGGATGGACGCCAGCGGGGTGCGCAGCTCGTGGGAGGCGTCCGCGACGAACTGGCGCACGTGCGTCTCGGAGGCGTGCCGGGCCGCGAGGGACGCCTCGACGTTGTCGATCATGCGGTTGAGCGCGGCGCCGACCAGCCCGGCCTCGGTGCGCTCGTCGGTGTCGGCGTCCGCCACGCGCGGGATCGGGGCGACGACGCCGCTCGCGAGCTCCATCTCGGACACGCGCCCGGCGGCGGACGCCACCGACTCCAGCGGCCGCAGCGAGCGGCGCACGAGCCACGTCCCGCCCGCGACGGTCAGCGCCAGCCCGACGACGCCGATGACCGCCTCCACGAGGACGTAGCGCCGCACGGTGTCGGTCACCTGTGACGTCGGCAGGGCGATGACCGCCTGGTCGCCGGCGGACGTGACGACCGCCGTCGCGCGGTAGTCGCCCAGGCCCGTGACGCGCACGTCGTGCTGGCGGCCGTCCTGCGGCACCGCCCGCAGGTCCGCGACCTGCTCGTCCGTCAGCTCGGTGAAGGCGTTGCGCTGGGTGAGGTAGCCGGCCCGGCGTACCTCGCCGTCGGCGGAGACCAGCACGACCGTGCCCGCGTCCTGTCCGATCCACGGGCCGAACGCCCGCTCGCCACCGTCGGGGCGGGTGCCGGCTGGCGGGTCCGACGGGCGCGCCGCCTCGGGCTCGCCCGCGCCGGGCCGGAACGGCCCGGTCGCCGGGGGCGGCTGGACCAGGCGCTGCGCCGCGTGCGTGAGCTGCGCGTCGAGCCGGCCGATCAGCTGGCCGCGCAGCGCGAGCGTGGAGGCGAGCGCGACGGCCGAGGTGAACACCAGCAGGACGGCGATCAGCACGAGCACGAGCTGGCGCCGCAGCGGCCAGCCGCGGGTCCGGCGGGCCGTCACGCGACGTCCGCGCCGGGCTTGAGGATGTAGCCGACGCCGCGCACGGTGTGGATCATGGGCGCCCGGCCCTTGTCGACCTTGCGGCGCAGGTACGAGATGTACAGCTCGACGATGTTCGCCTGGCCGCCGAAGTCGTAGTGCCACACCCGGTCCAGGATCTGCGCCTTCGACAGGACGTGGCGCGGGTTGCGCATGAGGTAGCGCAGCAGCTCGAACTCGGTCGCGGTGAGCGTGACCGGGTCGCCCCCGCGCGTCACGTCGCGGGCGTCCTCGTCCAGCACCAGGTCGCCGACGACCAGCGCCGCGTCCTGCTCGGCGGCCGTCGTGCGGGCGCGGCGCAGCAGCGCGCGCAGGCGGGCGACGACCTCCTCCAGGCTGAACGGCTTGGTCACGTAGTCGTCGCCGCCCGCGAGCAGC
Coding sequences:
- a CDS encoding sensor histidine kinase; protein product: MTARRTRGWPLRRQLVLVLIAVLLVFTSAVALASTLALRGQLIGRLDAQLTHAAQRLVQPPPATGPFRPGAGEPEAARPSDPPAGTRPDGGERAFGPWIGQDAGTVVLVSADGEVRRAGYLTQRNAFTELTDEQVADLRAVPQDGRQHDVRVTGLGDYRATAVVTSAGDQAVIALPTSQVTDTVRRYVLVEAVIGVVGLALTVAGGTWLVRRSLRPLESVASAAGRVSEMELASGVVAPIPRVADADTDERTEAGLVGAALNRMIDNVEASLAARHASETHVRQFVADASHELRTPLASIRGYAELVRHSPDVVPPSTAQALRRIESEAARMGALVDDLLLLARLDAGRPLDRAPVDLALLAVDAVADAHAAGPDHRWELDLPGLDDTDTDIDPTGDLADDLVVLGDEARLRQVLTNLLGNARVHTPAGTRVVVGVRADGAGDVVVSVRDDGPGIPAPLRPTLFQRFTRGDAARTRAAGSTGLGLAIVQSIVAAHGGSIDVVSRTADDAVPGVRRGTTVEVSLPTGSATPAERAPGTSDGTVRGRPGTSPARPGSSSGHPPLSVRDPAPDGR
- a CDS encoding response regulator transcription factor, which codes for MNGTTTSPSPAPSAGEQPALTRPDGSPLRVLVVDDEPHLAELLTAALRYEGWHARAALDGRGALRAVRDDRPDVVVLDVMLPDLDGLTVLRRIREQDTRVPVLFLTARDAVEDRVAGLLAGGDDYVTKPFSLEEVVARLRALLRRARTTAAEQDAALVVGDLVLDEDARDVTRGGDPVTLTATEFELLRYLMRNPRHVLSKAQILDRVWHYDFGGQANIVELYISYLRRKVDKGRAPMIHTVRGVGYILKPGADVA